In the genome of Gemmatimonadota bacterium, the window GTCAAGAGTTCCACATTGTGATCGGAACGACTTTGAAGAGCATGCTGGAGAAACGCATCAAAGGAGGGATCATCTGCGAGGGATTTTGGGGAGAGATTGGTCATAGTATCACGCCCAGGTAATTAACCCGGTATCACATATCGAGTTGAGGTCCTCGTGGTGCGGGCGGATGCGAACCGTATAGCCCCATCGGCCGCTTTTTTGCAAAGGCAGGTGCCCCACAAAAGTATGGGGATCCACAAGCACCATCGGCAGCGACTCACCTTGAACAATTTGCCCCTCTGTGCCGACCTGCCCGTGAAAAATCTCGACAGCTACATCCTCTACGGTCAAGTCGCCCAGCGCGACATCTGCGCGAATTTCGATCTTATCGCCCACATGCGATGTTTGCATCTGGCTCGACGTTACAGAACGGATCGCCACATCCTTCCACCCATGGCGAACTCTATCTTTCCATTCAGCCAGCGCTCTGGCTCTCGCGCCATTGTCATCCGAAAGATCTCTCGATCGCGCATGCGCCTTCAAGTAGAACCGCTCGGTGTATTCCTGCACCATGCGATGGGTATTGAACTTTGGGCACAACACGCGCATGGCGTTTTTCATCCGGGCGATCCATCCTCTGGGCAACCCATCCACACCGCGAGTGTAAAAAAGCGGCACAGCTTCTTTCTCGAGAATATTGTAAATTGCCCGCGCTTCAATCTGGTTTTGATACGCCGGATCGTCGTATTCTTTGCCGTGTCCGATCTCCCAGCCCAATTCCGGTTGATAGGCTTCTGCCCACCAACCATCGAGCACACTGAGATTTAGCGCGCCATTGGCAACGGCTTTCATGCCACTGGTACCGCTCGCTTCCTGGGGTCTCATCGGCGTATTCAGCCAGATATCGACCCCTTGCACGAGATAACGCGCCACACACATATCGTAATTTTCGATAAAAACCAGACGGCGATGGAGATACTCGCGCTGCGTGAGACTGAAAATTTCCTGGATAAATTCCTTCCCCGCGTGGTCTTGAGGGTGCGCTTTGCCCGCAAAAATAACCTGAACGGGACGTTCCTCATTGCACAGGATGCGCGTGAGCCTTTCGAGATCGTGAAACAAGAGCGTCGCGCGTTTATACGTTGCAAAACGCCTGGCAAAACCAATCGTAAGCGCATCGGCAGTCAGGACTTCGTCGGCACGCGCCATATCGATTGACGACGCAGTTTCTCGCTGCAACTGCTTTCTGAGACGTTGCCGGGCAAATGCAACGAGGCGTTCTCTCCTGCGCTCGTGGACGCGCCAGAGTTCTTCGGGCGGGATGTGGTCTATCGTCTCCCACACACTCTGATCGTGAGGTTCCTCCAGGCGCCGAGGCCCCATGTAATTGTCTTCAAGGGCGCGCATTTGTTGCGAAATATGGGAAGCAATGTGAACGCCATTGGTAATAGACGCAATGGGGATTTCATTCTTCGGCAACCCGGGCCACAGCGATTGCCACATATTGCGCGAGACCTCGCCGTGGAGTTTGCTGACGCCATTGCGATAGGACGACAGCCTGAACGCGAGCACAGTCATGTTAAAACCATCGCCAGCTCTTTGGGGACCGCCCTGTCCCAAAGCGAGAAACGCGGACATGGAAAGACCGAGTTCATGCGCATAGGACCTGAAGTATTTTTCGATCAGAGAAACGGGAAAAACATCGTGCCCGGCTGGAACGGGGGTATGGGTCGTAAAAACGTGACCTGCTGATGTGTACTCTGCGGCCTGATCAAATGTAGCACCATCGTCGTGCATCGCCTGCCGGATGCGCTCCAGCCCCAGAAAAGCCGAATGCCCTTCATTCATGTGGCATACGGTGGGCTGTATGCCCAATGCGTTGAGCGCGCGCACGCCGCCAATACCCAGCAGAATTTCCTGCCGAATGCGCGTTTCGCTATCCCCACCGTAAAGTTGCGCCGTAATTTCGCGGATAGACGGCGGATTTTCCATCAAATTGGTATCGAGCAAGTACAGGGGAATGCGCCCAACCTGCACTTTCCATATTCGCACCCGCGCTTCTGCCTCGGGAAACGCGAGAGTAATGGTAATATCTCGCCCGTGTTCATCGCGAACAATCTGGACGGGCAGCGCGTAATAGTCATTTTCGGTATATTCTTCTTGCTGCCAACCGTCATTTGTGAGATACTGATTGAAATAGCCGTGTTGATACAGCAGACCTACCGCAGCAAAAGGCAACCCCAGTGTACTCGCAGACTTGAGGTGATCCCCGGCCAACACACCCAGACCACCCGAATAGATCGGCAGACCCTCGGTGAGACCAAACTCCGCAGAGAAATAGGCGATTTGAATATCGGACGTTGTTTTGCCATGGGCAGAGTGAAAATAGGTCTCCCCATCCATAAACGCGCGGAAAGACTCAGACACCCGCTTAAAATGCGCCATGAATCCCGGATTTTCAGAGAGTTGATTCAGGCGTTCCTGGCTGATGTCATTGAGCAGGCGCAC includes:
- a CDS encoding glycosyltransferase family 1 protein, with product MKPISTFVVKPSLPKALQGLEALAYNLRWAWDPDTMDLFRRIDPILWETVYHNPVRLLNDISQERLNQLSENPGFMAHFKRVSESFRAFMDGETYFHSAHGKTTSDIQIAYFSAEFGLTEGLPIYSGGLGVLAGDHLKSASTLGLPFAAVGLLYQHGYFNQYLTNDGWQQEEYTENDYYALPVQIVRDEHGRDITITLAFPEAEARVRIWKVQVGRIPLYLLDTNLMENPPSIREITAQLYGGDSETRIRQEILLGIGGVRALNALGIQPTVCHMNEGHSAFLGLERIRQAMHDDGATFDQAAEYTSAGHVFTTHTPVPAGHDVFPVSLIEKYFRSYAHELGLSMSAFLALGQGGPQRAGDGFNMTVLAFRLSSYRNGVSKLHGEVSRNMWQSLWPGLPKNEIPIASITNGVHIASHISQQMRALEDNYMGPRRLEEPHDQSVWETIDHIPPEELWRVHERRRERLVAFARQRLRKQLQRETASSIDMARADEVLTADALTIGFARRFATYKRATLLFHDLERLTRILCNEERPVQVIFAGKAHPQDHAGKEFIQEIFSLTQREYLHRRLVFIENYDMCVARYLVQGVDIWLNTPMRPQEASGTSGMKAVANGALNLSVLDGWWAEAYQPELGWEIGHGKEYDDPAYQNQIEARAIYNILEKEAVPLFYTRGVDGLPRGWIARMKNAMRVLCPKFNTHRMVQEYTERFYLKAHARSRDLSDDNGARARALAEWKDRVRHGWKDVAIRSVTSSQMQTSHVGDKIEIRADVALGDLTVEDVAVEIFHGQVGTEGQIVQGESLPMVLVDPHTFVGHLPLQKSGRWGYTVRIRPHHEDLNSICDTGLITWA